A genomic stretch from Dehalococcoidales bacterium includes:
- a CDS encoding 4Fe-4S dicluster domain-containing protein, whose translation MTYPLPMGRKFPKITIDLEKCTVPFLCKKCLQICPEAIFHVTRVMSKEKRLEEMDPRIDGNYVLFATRRDKCTGCNLCIDVCPV comes from the coding sequence ATGACCTATCCATTGCCAATGGGAAGAAAGTTTCCCAAGATAACGATTGACCTGGAGAAGTGTACTGTTCCTTTTCTGTGTAAGAAGTGCTTGCAGATTTGCCCCGAGGCCATCTTCCATGTAACGCGTGTCATGTCCAAGGAGAAGCGGCTGGAGGAGATGGACCCCAGGATCGACGGCAACTACGTACTTTTTGCCACACGCAGGGACAAATGCACGGGATGCAATTTGTGCATCGACGTCTGTCCCGTAGA